ACGCCGGTAGAGGCCTTGAACGCATGGCTGAAATGGGATTGCGAAAGATTGGTGAGCTGCGCCAGTTCCTCCAACCGGATCGACCGCAAGCAATTCTCGCGAATATAATCTGTCGCGGCGCGCAATTGCCAGGCGGCAAGCTTGCTGCGTTTCCTCACCGGCTCCCGCCTGACCTTCAGGTAATCCGTGAGCAGCGCAAGCACGAGACTTTCCCCATAGAGATCGTGAAGGGGATCAGGATTGTCACATTCCGCGGCAATCAACCGGGCGAGCGCCAGAAGCTTCTCGTCCTCGAACATCAGATGCGGGTCCAGCAGCCCGTGCGGATCGAACCCCTGCACCAGGCGCGCGCCTAGCAGTCCCGCGTCGAAATGCAGATCGAGATGACGCACAAAGGAGACATTGCTGAGTTCGGCCTCAACATCCAGATCGGCGGGGACGAAAGATATGCGATTTGCCCTGGACGCCACATGCATGTCACGGCGATGCCGGTTCATCATGAACCGGCCGTCATCCTTCCCGTCCATATCGAGGAGGAAAACAAACCGCGGGTCCTTGCCAACGTAATGGCCGCCTGCCTTCGGGGCGCAACGCACATCCCAGAGGTCGGCGACGATGCCGTTCCAGACACGCGAGCGTGGGCCGCCGATGACGGCGAAACCCTCGATCTCGTTTTCCATCCGCACACGGAAGGCCATGGCTTCTCAATCCAGCAAAGCGCCACGGCGCCACTATAAACATGATTATTAATTTCATGTTTATAGTGGCAAACCGCAAATCACGCAATGGCGGGCAACGGTCTCGGTCTCACCACTTCTTGGAGAGCTTGAAGGTGATGGTGCGGCTATCGCCCCAACCGCAGACCGAAACGCCGGCGCAGCTTTTCACGTATTCCTTGTCGAAGACATTGGCGACGTTGACGGATGCGGTCCAGTCGTTCTTTTCGTAGCGGATTGCCGCATCGAAGACGGCGGCATCCGGCACACGCAGCGTATTGGCTGCATCTGCCCAGGATTTACCCTGGTAACGCAGACCTCCGCCGATGCTGAGGCCTTCGAACGTATCATCGGTAAAGGCGTAATCGAGCCAGAGCGATGCGGCGTGGGACGGCACGATCCACGGCGATTTGCCGATGAGATCAGGATTGGCGTCGCGGGTGATGTCGAGATCGGTGTAGGAATAGGAGGCGAGCGCCTTCCAGTTCTCGGTGAGATTGGCTTTCGCTTCCAGCTCGAAGCCGTTCGATTCCACCTGTCCGAACTGGCCGCTCGTCGTGATGCCGCCGGACGTGTAGGAGACGATGGCGTTGTCTTTGACCAGCTTGAACACGGAGGCCGTGATGCTGCCGTCGAAGAAGGTCGGCTCGTATTTGATGCCCGCCTCGAACTGATGTCCCTCCTCCGGAACCGCAGAGCTGCCATCTGCGAGTGTATCGATCAGCGGATTGAAGAAGGTGGCGAGCGAAACATAGGGCGTCAGGCCATTGTCGAATTCGTAAGCCAGACCGGCGCGGCCACTCAGCGCGTCGTCATTGGAGCGACGCGAGAGGCCTGCCGGCAGTCTGTTGTCGAGCTCCGTGTCCACATAGTCGTAGCGGCCGTTCAAGGTCAGCAGCCAGCCGTTGCCAAAACGCAGCTGATCCTGCGCATAGATGCCGACCTGCTGCTGGGTCACGATGTTGTCGGCATAGACGAAATTCGTTCCCTGCGTCGAGCCGTAAGAGGGCCTGAGAGCGCCGATGGCGTTCGATCCGCAGCAAGCCTGCACCTGATCCAGGCGGTAATATCTGTAATCCAGGCCAAAGAGCAGCGAATGGTTGACAGCACCGGTATCGAACTGACCTTCGACGCGGTTGTCGACGCCGACGCTATCAACCTTCGACACGCCGTCATAACCGAAACGGGTCAGCATGTAGTCGTTGGTCACGGGGTCGAGGATTGGCTGGCCGCTGGCATCCGCGTTGGCCCAGCCGCCGGTATACGGACCTTTCTCGTGCTTGTAGAGATGGCCGTAGCGCGCGTTCTGGCTGACCTTCCAGCCATTGTCGAATTCGTGGCTGACCTCGTAGCCGACCATCGACTGGTAGACCCGGCCATTGTCGATATCCGGCTCTCCATAGAATGCCTTGCGGTTGAGCTTGCCGAAAGGCGCGTCCACGACCGTACCGACATAGGGCAGGAAGCCGTTGCCGACATGGACCTGATCAAGCGCGGAGAAATAGCCGTACAGTGTCGCGCTGGTCTGCGCATCCGGTTCGAAGGTGATCTGGGGCATGATGAAACCGCGCAGATCCTCGGAATAATCGGTATAATTGTCGCCGCCGGAGACTTTGCCCGTGACTCTATATTTCCAAACGCCCTGCTCATCGACCTTGTCGCCGAGATCGAAACCGAAGAAGGCGTTGCCGAAATTGTTGATGCCGATCTCGGTTTCACGAATCGGCTGGTCCTGCGGGCGCTTGCGAACCATCTGCAAGATGCCGCCCGGATTGGCGCCGCCATAAAGCACCGATGCCGGACCTTTCAGGATTTCGACACGCTCGAGACCATAAGCGTCCATCTGGAAGCCACCGAACCCGTAGCTGAACAGGTTTAACCCATCGAGAAACACGCCCGTTTGCGTCGCCTGAAACCCGCGGATGTAGAACCAGTCCGTGTCCGGGTCGGAGCCAAAGGGTTCGGTGGTCACGCCGGGCGTATAGCGCAGCACCTCATCGATCTTTGTTACGGCACCGCGGTCATCCATTTCCTGGCGGCCGACAACCGAAACGGACTGTGGGATGTCTCTTGTTTCCGTTTCAGTTTTCGATCCTGTCGCGCTCTTCTTTGCGACATAACCCCGGACCGGGCCCGTGGCGTTCTCCACGCCCTGCCCGTCAACGGTAATTTGCTGCAATACGGTCGTTTCCTGCGCTTGGCCCATCGCCGGCCCAAGCAAAACAAAAACAGCCGTTCCCAGCGCCAGACGGTTCAAGAACATCTCATGCAGATTTTTCAACATACGCCCCGAAACAGATAGCGGCCGGTGACCATATTCGACCAGCCGCAACACCTCAATTAAGATGAGTGCTTACATCAAGATTAAGGCAACGCGCTTGTCGTTTTCCGGGACGATTTGAAGCTTATTGGCTTCTCACGCGGTTTCCCCGCTTCCAGTGACATGAGAGACGGCGCTGTCAGCCCTGACGACGGCCGATCCTCGCCAGCAGCACCACCGGAAGAACGCCGATGACGACAATCGCCAGCGCTGCGATGGACGCTTCCTCATAGGTCCCGCGCGCTGCTTCGCCATAAAGATGGGTCGCGAAGGTTTCGAAATTGAGCGGACGCAGGAGAAGCGTTGCGGGAAGCTCCTTGACGCAATCCACGAAGATCAGCAGTGCGGCCGCAGCCAGCGATGCCTTGGACAGCGGCAGATGGATCTGGCGGAACGTCTGCGTTGCCGATCGACCCAGCGTTCGCGCAGCATGATCGAAGGATTGCGGAATGCGGCTGAGACCGGCATCGACGCTGCCGGCCGCGATGGTCAGGAACCGTGCGGTGTATGCATAGATCAACGCGGCACCGCTGCCGATGAAGATGAGGCCTGTAGATATGCCCAACCATTGACGCATGGTCTGATCGACGAACCGATCAAAACCGCCAAGTGCGATGAGGACGCCGATGGCGATGACGGTGCCGGGAGCCGCATACCCGACCGTCGACAGCCGAAACGACCAGAGTGACACCCGACCCGGCGCAAGCCGCATGGCGTAGGCAACCGCAAGCCCGAGGACAAGGGTGATCGCGGTCGCCAGCCCGGCAAAGAGGATCGTGTTCAGAGCCTCTTCGGCAAAACGGGCAGACAGTCCGCTGAAACGGAACCGCTTCCACGCCTCGATGATGAGATAACTCGCCGGACCTGCAAAACCGACCACAACAGGCATGCTGCCGAGTGTGAAAGCGATCCAGCTCTTCCAACCTGACAGCCGCAATGGCCCGAGCGCCCTGCTCTTCTGGACGGAAACCGAATAACGCTGCTTTCGCCGCGCCCAGCGTTCCAGCGCAACGAGGGCAACGACGATAAAGAGCATGGAAAGCGCGATCTGGGCCGCGCCTGGCAGGTCTGATTTCGTGACCCAGGTGGTATAAACGGAAACGGTGAGCGTGCGAACGCCGAGGAATTCCGACGCGCCGATATCATTCAGCGCTTCCATCAGCGCCAGACTGACACCGACCGCAATGGCCGGGCGGGCCAGCGGCACCGCGACTTTGAAGAAAGCCGCGCGTCTGGAAACGCCGAGTGTGCGCGCCGCTTCCATCAGATTGCCCGCCTGCGTCAGGAACATCGCCCGGACGGGAATATAGACATAGGGAAACAGGACGAAGCCCAAGAGGAGGATGCAGCCCGTCATGGACCTGATATCCGGCAGGCGAAACTCGCGCGGGCTGGAGTAACCCAGCAGCCAGCGGACTGCGCCCTGAACCGGCCCGATGGGATGGAGAATATCCAGATAGGCGTAAGCGACGATATAGGTCGGCATGGCGAGCGGCAGAAGCAGCGCCCATTCCAGCACCCTGCGGCCGGGGAAATCGTAGGCAGTGACCAGCCAGGCGGCACAGGTGCCAATGATGCCTGCCAGCAGCCCGACACCGGCAAGAAGGATTGCGGTCTCCGGCAGAGCCGTCGCAAGAACGGTGGAGCCGAGATGCGTCCAGAGACCTTCCGACCCCTGCAAGGCCTGCGAGACCAGCGCCAGGACCGGCACCATGGCGCCACAAACCGCCAGCACGGAGATGCACAGCCACCACACGGACGATGATGGCGTGGCTCTGGCGGGAGACAACGAGGGCTGGGTGGCGTCTGGGTTCATCTGCTCTTGTAAAATGCGCGGGAAGGCGCCCGCGGCTGCGAGCGCCTTCCACCGTGTTATCGTTGGCTTGCTTACTTGTCGAAGCCGACCTTGTCGACCAGCTCGCTCGCCTGCTTGCGGTGCGAGACGATTTCGGTCAGCGGCTTGTTGTCGATTTTCAGCGTGCCGAAGGAAGCGACGATCTCATTGAGAGCCGCACCCTGCCGGACCGGATATTCGAAGTTGGCCTCGGCGTAGATCTTCTGGGCTTCGTCGGATACGAGATACTCGAGAAGCTTGACGGCTTCCGCCTTGTTCGGTGCGTTTTTCGCTACCGCGGCACCGGAGATATTTACCTGCGTGCCGCCATTCTTGAACGTCGGCAGGACAACCTTGATCGCCTCGCCCCACTTCACCTGCTCTTCGCCGCCCTTACCAGAACGCATCAGGCCAACATAATAGGAATTGGCAATGCCGATGTCGCAAATGCCCCCGAGGATGTCCTTGGCAACATCGCGGTCACCGCCGCCTGCCTTGCGGGCAAGGTTGTCCTTGACGCCGGCAAGCCATTTTTCGGTGTCAGCAGCGCCGTAATGGGCGATATAATCGGCAAAGAGCGCCGTGTTATAGGGGTGCTGACCAGCACGAATGCAGACCTTACCCTTCCATTTCGCATCGGCAAGGTCTTCGTAGTTGAAGGAAGAAAGATCGAGGTCCTTGGCCGCATAGAGAACGCGGGCACGCATGGAGAGCGCAAACCAATGACCCTTGGCGTCGCGCAGTTCGGCGGGAACGGCCTTCGTCAGCGTTTCGGATTCGACCGCCTGCGTAACGCCCTTTTCCGCGAGATCAACCAGGTTTCCTGCGTCGACGGTCATCAGAACGTCGGCAGGGGAGCTTGCGCCCTCGCTCAGAACGCGCTCGGCAAGACCGTCCTTGAGGAACACAGTGTTGACCTTGACGCCGCTGGATGCGGTGAAGGATTCGAGCAGCGGCTGGATCAGGCCCGGTTCGCGGGTCGTGTAGATATTGAGTTCGGCAGCATTCACCGCTCCGGCCGCAAAGGCAACCGTGCTGGCGAGCAGCGCAATTTTCGTCAATGTCGTCATGTTTCGTGTCCCTCTCCGATAGCGGCAATGGAAGCAGCAGACATCATACATGATGCATTAAATCAAGTTTTATTTCATCAAATCCGAGGCTGATTTCATCACCAAGAGTTGAAAATCGAGCCCCGATAAACATGCGAAAGGGCTTATTCAACTTTAAGTAAAAATCAGCACGCCCTTGGGATCGATGCCCACGCGGACGGCTTTCGTCTTGGGCGACGTCCGCTGCATCGTCCTCATACGAAGGGCAGATGACAGGCCCGGAACGGCAATGCCCAGTTGCTCGATCTCGCCGAGGAAGACACGGCTCGATATTTCGCCGGCGATCCCGTCTTTACCCGTCTCGTCTTCGATGATCGAAATCGCGTTCGGGCGCACATAGGCAATCGCAGCAAGACCGTCAGGCAGATTGGAGGCATCACCCAGCAGCCCGAGTGGCGTCTCAACACGGCCTTGTCTCACCCGCCCCTCAATCTTGTTGAAGGCGCAGAAGAAATCCGCTGCGTAGCGGGTTCTAGGATTGTCATGGATTTCATAACCGGTGCCGCTCTGGACAACACGACCGCGCTGCATCAGCACGACGCGATCACCGGCCGAAAGCGCCTCCTCCGGATCGTGGGTGACCATGATTGCGGTCGTTCCCAGTTTCCGCAGAAGGCCCAGCGTTTCCTCGCGGACACTGTCGCGCAACCCCCTGTCGAGATTGGAAAAGGGCTCGTCCATCAACAACAGGCCGGGCCGCGGGGCGAGCGCGCGGGCGAGCGCCACACGCTGCTGCTCCCCACCGGAGAGCGTATGCGGATACCGTTTCGCCAAATCCTGGAGATGGACATGCTCGATCATTTCGACCGTGCGCGCCCGTGCCTCGGCCTTGGGCAGAGACCGCAGACCGAACATGACGTTCTGCTCGACGGTAAGGTGCGGGAACAGCGCGTAATCCTGAAATACAAAACCGATATTGCGCTTTTCCGGCTCAACGAAAACGCCGGGGCCAGCAACGACAGCGCCGTTCAGCGATACACTGCCCTGATCGGGCGTCTCAACACCCGCCACGATACGCAGCAGGGTCGATTTTCCGCAACCGGAGCGGCCCACAAGGCAAATGATCTCACCACTTTCGACGGAGAAATCAATATCGGACAATACCTCCGTATCGCCAAATCTTTTGCCCACCGATTTCAGTTCGAGCGCTGCGCTGCCTGCCATTTCCAATCCTGCCCTGCTCTGCGTTTTTTGTTGATCGCTCAAATCAGGATTAAAGTCAAAGAGTGCTGATGATCAGCCCGCTTCACGAGTTGGGGAGATGTGCGGCAGCAATATTGACGTTTACGTTAGAGTTAAATAGGTTTCGTGATGTGATGGACGTCAAGATATTAGGAGTCTATCATTTGCTGCCGGAGAGCGAGAGGAGCGGTCTATCCGGTGGCGCGACATGAAGCGTCCGCGATCCCGCTTAAAACCGGTTGTTGCGGCGCCTCGTGAGTAAAGGCGGCGGAAACGCGAAACAATGCATTCTCGGGAATGCCCGCGAGACACAGACTCTGGGAGGAGCAGCATGAGTGAATTGTCCCTGGGACAGACGGTAAATGCCGGCATCGAAAAGCGCTGGCTCGCGTCTTATCCGCCCGGCGTGCCTGCCGAAATTCCCGCATCGCCGAACGCTTCCCTCGTCCAGCTTCTTGAAAAGAGCTGCGCCCAGTTCGCTGATCGCAAAGCCTTCAGCAGCATGGGCAAATCACTGACCTACCGTGAGCTGGAGACACAGACCCGCGCCGTGGCGGCCTGGCTGCAATCGCGTGGTCTGGAAAAAGGCGACCGCGTTGCGGTGATGATGCCAAACATCCTGCAGAACCCCGTTGCGGTCTATGGCGTCCTGCGGGCGGGCATGATCGTTGTGAACGTCAATCCGCTCTATACGCCCCGCGAGCTGGAGCACCAGCTGAAGGATTCAGGCGCGAAGGCCCTCTTCGTGCTTGAGAATTTTGCCCATGTGGCACAACAGGCCGTGCCGAAGACCGCAGTAAGGCATGTGGTCGTTGCAGCGATGGGCGATCTGCTTGGCTTCAAGGGCCACATCGTCAATCTCGTAGTCCGCAAGGTGAAAAAACTGGTTCCCGCCTATGCCATTCCCGGCTGCGTGACCTTCAAGGACATGCTGAAGGATGGCCAGGGACATTCGCTGAAGCCGGTCGGTCTGACAGCGCAGGACATCGCCTTTCTGCAATATACCGGCGGCACAACGGGTGTATCCAAAGGCGCAGTCCTAACCCACGCCAATCTTCTTGCCAACAAGGCGCAGATTAGCCTCTGGCTGGACGCCGCCTTCAACGGCCGCAAGGATCGTCCCGAAGTTCTCAATTTCATCTGCGCGCTGCCGCTCTGCCACATCTTTGCGCTGACGGTGAATTCGCTGATGGGCATTGCGCTTGGCGGCCATAATCTGCTGATCGCCAATCCGCGCGATATTCCCGGCTTCGTGAAAGAATTGTCGCATTATCAACCGCATATCTTCCCGGGCATCAACACGCTTTTCAACGCGCTCATGAACAATGAGGATTTCCGCAAGCTG
This genomic interval from Agrobacterium tumefaciens contains the following:
- a CDS encoding extracellular solute-binding protein, with the translated sequence MTTLTKIALLASTVAFAAGAVNAAELNIYTTREPGLIQPLLESFTASSGVKVNTVFLKDGLAERVLSEGASSPADVLMTVDAGNLVDLAEKGVTQAVESETLTKAVPAELRDAKGHWFALSMRARVLYAAKDLDLSSFNYEDLADAKWKGKVCIRAGQHPYNTALFADYIAHYGAADTEKWLAGVKDNLARKAGGGDRDVAKDILGGICDIGIANSYYVGLMRSGKGGEEQVKWGEAIKVVLPTFKNGGTQVNISGAAVAKNAPNKAEAVKLLEYLVSDEAQKIYAEANFEYPVRQGAALNEIVASFGTLKIDNKPLTEIVSHRKQASELVDKVGFDK
- a CDS encoding TonB-dependent siderophore receptor — translated: MFLNRLALGTAVFVLLGPAMGQAQETTVLQQITVDGQGVENATGPVRGYVAKKSATGSKTETETRDIPQSVSVVGRQEMDDRGAVTKIDEVLRYTPGVTTEPFGSDPDTDWFYIRGFQATQTGVFLDGLNLFSYGFGGFQMDAYGLERVEILKGPASVLYGGANPGGILQMVRKRPQDQPIRETEIGINNFGNAFFGFDLGDKVDEQGVWKYRVTGKVSGGDNYTDYSEDLRGFIMPQITFEPDAQTSATLYGYFSALDQVHVGNGFLPYVGTVVDAPFGKLNRKAFYGEPDIDNGRVYQSMVGYEVSHEFDNGWKVSQNARYGHLYKHEKGPYTGGWANADASGQPILDPVTNDYMLTRFGYDGVSKVDSVGVDNRVEGQFDTGAVNHSLLFGLDYRYYRLDQVQACCGSNAIGALRPSYGSTQGTNFVYADNIVTQQQVGIYAQDQLRFGNGWLLTLNGRYDYVDTELDNRLPAGLSRRSNDDALSGRAGLAYEFDNGLTPYVSLATFFNPLIDTLADGSSAVPEEGHQFEAGIKYEPTFFDGSITASVFKLVKDNAIVSYTSGGITTSGQFGQVESNGFELEAKANLTENWKALASYSYTDLDITRDANPDLIGKSPWIVPSHAASLWLDYAFTDDTFEGLSIGGGLRYQGKSWADAANTLRVPDAAVFDAAIRYEKNDWTASVNVANVFDKEYVKSCAGVSVCGWGDSRTITFKLSKKW
- a CDS encoding long-chain fatty acid--CoA ligase: MSELSLGQTVNAGIEKRWLASYPPGVPAEIPASPNASLVQLLEKSCAQFADRKAFSSMGKSLTYRELETQTRAVAAWLQSRGLEKGDRVAVMMPNILQNPVAVYGVLRAGMIVVNVNPLYTPRELEHQLKDSGAKALFVLENFAHVAQQAVPKTAVRHVVVAAMGDLLGFKGHIVNLVVRKVKKLVPAYAIPGCVTFKDMLKDGQGHSLKPVGLTAQDIAFLQYTGGTTGVSKGAVLTHANLLANKAQISLWLDAAFNGRKDRPEVLNFICALPLCHIFALTVNSLMGIALGGHNLLIANPRDIPGFVKELSHYQPHIFPGINTLFNALMNNEDFRKLDLSSLILVLGGGMAVQRPVAERWLSVVGCPIAEGYGLSETSPVATVNRLDTTEFSGTIGLPISSTEIDIRDEDGNSLPAGDVGEICIRGPQVMAGYWQRADETAKAMTPDGFFRSGDMGFMDERGYTKIVDRKKDMILVSGFNVYPNEVEEVAAGHPGVLECAAIGVPDEHSGETVKLFVVKKDQSLTEAELKAYCAKNLTNYKRPKIIEFRTELPKSNVGKILRRELRNLN
- a CDS encoding ABC transporter permease; this translates as MNPDATQPSLSPARATPSSSVWWLCISVLAVCGAMVPVLALVSQALQGSEGLWTHLGSTVLATALPETAILLAGVGLLAGIIGTCAAWLVTAYDFPGRRVLEWALLLPLAMPTYIVAYAYLDILHPIGPVQGAVRWLLGYSSPREFRLPDIRSMTGCILLLGFVLFPYVYIPVRAMFLTQAGNLMEAARTLGVSRRAAFFKVAVPLARPAIAVGVSLALMEALNDIGASEFLGVRTLTVSVYTTWVTKSDLPGAAQIALSMLFIVVALVALERWARRKQRYSVSVQKSRALGPLRLSGWKSWIAFTLGSMPVVVGFAGPASYLIIEAWKRFRFSGLSARFAEEALNTILFAGLATAITLVLGLAVAYAMRLAPGRVSLWSFRLSTVGYAAPGTVIAIGVLIALGGFDRFVDQTMRQWLGISTGLIFIGSGAALIYAYTARFLTIAAGSVDAGLSRIPQSFDHAARTLGRSATQTFRQIHLPLSKASLAAAALLIFVDCVKELPATLLLRPLNFETFATHLYGEAARGTYEEASIAALAIVVIGVLPVVLLARIGRRQG
- a CDS encoding helix-turn-helix transcriptional regulator, whose protein sequence is MAFRVRMENEIEGFAVIGGPRSRVWNGIVADLWDVRCAPKAGGHYVGKDPRFVFLLDMDGKDDGRFMMNRHRRDMHVASRANRISFVPADLDVEAELSNVSFVRHLDLHFDAGLLGARLVQGFDPHGLLDPHLMFEDEKLLALARLIAAECDNPDPLHDLYGESLVLALLTDYLKVRREPVRKRSKLAAWQLRAATDYIRENCLRSIRLEELAQLTNLSQSHFSHAFKASTGVPPHQWQMQARMDRVKELMARPDMPLTDIAIAAGFSDQAHFSRVFRKMVGVSPSVWQKLRH
- a CDS encoding ABC transporter ATP-binding protein; its protein translation is MAGSAALELKSVGKRFGDTEVLSDIDFSVESGEIICLVGRSGCGKSTLLRIVAGVETPDQGSVSLNGAVVAGPGVFVEPEKRNIGFVFQDYALFPHLTVEQNVMFGLRSLPKAEARARTVEMIEHVHLQDLAKRYPHTLSGGEQQRVALARALAPRPGLLLMDEPFSNLDRGLRDSVREETLGLLRKLGTTAIMVTHDPEEALSAGDRVVLMQRGRVVQSGTGYEIHDNPRTRYAADFFCAFNKIEGRVRQGRVETPLGLLGDASNLPDGLAAIAYVRPNAISIIEDETGKDGIAGEISSRVFLGEIEQLGIAVPGLSSALRMRTMQRTSPKTKAVRVGIDPKGVLIFT